From the Cucurbita pepo subsp. pepo cultivar mu-cu-16 chromosome LG05, ASM280686v2, whole genome shotgun sequence genome, one window contains:
- the LOC111795792 gene encoding uncharacterized protein LOC111795792 encodes MAPKNQPTYEDFEPLVEASEEDGCSILSLHVPGFRREQIRVQVSSTRKLRISGERPYRNKTLQRFHKEFEIPSNCTTSNITAKYKDGILHVRQPLQPQDVSEPPRTAAPNPPPPPQQQQNGQQQAEEPEKKSSPAANGKAEAKSNTEREGSSCNGDKITSRAGRLKEVAPGLLGKFILPVLAAVLLFLLAKRLDQNMAGGAGESRL; translated from the exons ATGGCTCCCAAAAACCAGCCCACTTATGAAGATTTTGAACCTCTGGTTGAAGCTTCTGAAGAAGATGGCTGCAGCATTCTCTCCCTACACGTTCCTG GTTTTCGCAGAGAGCAAATTCGGGTTCAGGTATCCTCCACAAGAAAGCTGAGGATCTCGGGCGAGCGGCCTTACCGGAACAAAACATTGCAGCGTTTCCACAAGGAGTTTGAAATCCCATCAAACTGCACCACCTCTAATATTACAGCCAAGTACAAGGACGGCATCCTTCATGTCCGTCAGCCATTGCAGCCACAGGACGTGTCGGAGCCGCCACGCACGGCAGCTCCCAAcccaccgccaccgccgcaGCAGCAGCAAAATGGCCAGCAACAAGCTGAGgaaccagagaagaagagcAGCCCAGCCGCCAATGGAAAAGCGGAAGCCAAAAGCAATacagaaagagaaggaagtagTTGTAATGGTGACAAGATTACCAGTCGAGCTGGGCGGCTGAAGGAGGTGGCTCCTGGCTTGTTGGGGAAGTTTATTTTGCCTGTTTTGGCGGCTGTGTTGCTTTTCCTGTTGGCTAAGAGGCTGGATCAGAACATGGCTGGTGGAGCCGGAGAATCTCGGCTGTGA
- the LOC111795389 gene encoding uncharacterized protein LOC111795389 isoform X1: protein MAVDTNLNFQSMLESLKVEDPWLPPRTWETIPSQTQQSQLPSRSSNGVSSSSVSEASLVRLAMNALQGLESALISVEKLSAAFCSDPSDRTFHQIPSLWNRISSTHALGKILRSIGCVGFLVFLLHKFVDHFTELGMDEAFNHKSYQRKVEKCKSNDGSDVRGKECSRKSLVNQAFAVALRKILEGYTCALDSLHASVGLRRTPKEFDASFHGSSVEGCLMSAVHSDITLLEVYLHTRELRIQIEVLGNICNLQNVANGFSSLPFQDLIDKATSEFCNFYWGGDLLTYLYTQLQVADPAHCAVLKFLFLRSCEPYCAFIRSWIYKAEVVDPYAEFVVEYDDIKTSNLNTAGISSFPLACTREREGVPVPCFMKELLLPLLRAGQQLQVLVKLLEFGTSVATAECTYDDFLPCWTGFSSNHVYYESVISFSKENVEARVSARDVYYERMQKKLDNLLTKIEFRYEQMVPGDAVSLIFPHVGGGISAPLSVKSGNSLFVPEVDKSSKMLKDNTDHDDSISSSDAADVAVDMYNSPMELYDSSGCKSSSSCEDEIEFDQKIDPHNNMGVLKENHFSSLSFSKNDLNINSLRKASDCEGPFHVGSVLDGTSTKIDDVNFVVQSQNNALNSSDTSLFFDLANWSWNSDVTCTGYSEDMHSLDFDLRKTRRNSRVHIGELSLSRKRIGDSSGAVDASLNNRFDNIPRASNLFFAQPQNLDYSSKFFSLNPMITRNVFLPMMSKPDQRHGSALGQSFPFFDFSVVEDPCKVCPEKILPSSGAESLCGGNSQALASNSKNSDSSEQGCGEDIFVDNSISYNDKEDISTNVSGGRSWETILCTASKRTVDNNAEEQKLSCSGLFELPLDYVIHKCLVQEIILQYTYVSKLTIKLLDEGFDLQEHLLALRRYHFMELADWADSFITSLWNHKWRVIEADSKLPDIQGYLELSVQKSSCEHDRNKDRLFVYIKEECTLPLSKGTIGIDSFEFLGLGYHVEWPINIILTPAALKIYADIFSFHVKVKLAVFSLTKVWSSLKDMGILISQNRHSKPINQEIQHFNVLVKTRHEVSHFVCVLQHYVESQLSHLSWCRFLQSLQLKAKDMMDLESMHMAYLTDAFHTCFLSEETLSVAGIINQILQCALDLRCCFTGDMWNTQVDNAASSRRLSEINKSQVLAVKKRFDKNMKELHLLYLKSPKLGDYGLSRLWEYFNYNDHYSDTGNEMNYYAFSV from the exons ATGGCGGTCGACACCAATTTGAATTTCCAATCTATGCTTGAGAGTTTGAAGGTGGAAGATCCATGGCTTCCTCCTAGAACTTGGGAAACCATCCCTTCACAAACCCAACAATCTCAGCTCCCTTCTCGTAGTAGTAATGGCGTCTCTTCCTCTTCAGTCTCC gAGGCAAGCTTGGTTAGATTGGCGATGAACGCACTGCAAGGGTTGGAGTCAGCACTTATCAGCGTGGAAAAGTTATCTGCTGCCTTTTGTTCTGATCCTTCCGACAGGACATTCCATCAAATTCCATCTCTATGGAATCGCATTTCGAGTACGCACGCTTTGGGAAAGATACTCAGGTCGATTGGCTGCGTTGGGTTTTTAGTTTTCCTTCTTCATAAATTCGTTGACCACTTTACTGAATTGGGTATGGATGAAGCGTTTAATCATAAGAGTTATCAACGTAAGGTCGAAAAATGCAAAAGTAACGATGGCAGTGATGTGAGAGGGAAAGAATGCTCCCGAAAGAGTCTTGTTAATCAGGCATTTGCAGTTGCACTGAGAAAGATTTTGGAAGGCTATACGTGTGCATTAGATTCGTTGCATGCCTCAGTAGGTTTGAGAAGAACGCCAAAAGAGTTCGATGCGTCTTTTCACGGATCATCAGTGGAAGGATGTCTTATGAGCGCGGTGCATTCTGACATAACATTATTAGAGGTGTACCTTCATACAAGAGAATTGAGAATTCAGATTGAAGTACTTGGAAACATATGTAACTTGCAAAATGTAGCTAATGGCTTCTCATCGTTACCATTTCAAGACCTGATTGATAAGGCGACCtctgaattttgtaatttttattgggGAGGAGACTTGCTAACATATTTGTACACACAACTCCAG GTTGCTGATCCTGCTCATTGCGCTGTACTCAAGTTTCTGTTCCTCCGCTCATGTGAACCATATTGTGCCTTTATTAGATCATGGATATACAAAGCTGAAGTTGTTGACCCTTATGCAGAGTTTGTTGTTGAATATGATGACATTAAAACTTCTAATCTCAATACTGCTGGAATCTCCAGTTTTCCACTAGCATGTACAAGG GAGAGAGAAGGAGTCCCTGTTCCTTGTTTTATGAAGGAATTATTGCTTCCACTTCTCAGAGCTGGTCAGCAGCTTCAAGTACTAGTGAAATTACTTGAATTTGGTACTTCTGTTGCCACTGCAGAATGTACTTACGATGATTTTCTTCCTTGTTGGACTGGCTTTTCTAGTAATCATGTGTACTATGAATCTGTAATCTCTTTCAGCAAAGAAAATGTTGAGGCCAGGGTTTCTGCAAGGGACGTTTACTATGAAAGGATGCAGAAAAAACTTGATAATCTTCTGACAAAAATAGAGTTCAGATATGAGCAG ATGGTTCCAGGTGATGCAGTATCTCTGATCTTTCCTCATGTTGGAGGAGGAATAAGTGCACCTTTGTCAGTTAAATCAGGAAATAGCCTATTTGTTCCAGAAGTGGACAAGAGCTCAAAAAT GTTAAAAGACAACACAGATCATGATGACTCTATTAGTTCATCAGATGCAGCTGATGTTGCAGTGGACATGTATAATTCACCCATGGAGTTGTATGATTCCTCCGGATGTAAATCTTCAAGTAGCTGTGaagatgaaattgagtttgatcAAAAGATTGATCCTCACAATAACATGGGCGTGCTAAAggaaaatcatttttcttctttaagcTTCTCCAAGAAtgatttgaatattaattCTTTAAGGAAGGCTTCTGATTGTGAAGGACCATTTCATGTAGGAAGTGTTTTGGATGGGACTTCTACGAAGATAGATGATGTAAATTTTGTTGTGCAATCGCAAAACAATGCCTTAAATTCAAGTGATACATCTTTGTTCTTTGACTTGGCTAATTGGTCGTGGAATTCTGATGTCACCTGCACTGGTTATTCAGAAGATATGCATTCCTTGGATTTTGATTTAAGGAAAACCAGAAGAAACTCTAGAGTCCATATTGGAGAATTATCTCTTTCTAGGAAGAGGATTGGTGATTCCAGTGGTGCAGTGGATGCCTCATTGAACAATCGATTTGATAATATTCCACGTGcttctaatttgttttttgCACAACCACAGAATCTTGATTACTCTAGCAAGTTTTTCAGTTTGAATCCAATGATAACAAGAAATGTTTTCCTTCCTATGATGAGCAAGCCTGATCAGAGACATGGTAGTGCCTTGGGTcaatcttttcctttctttgatttttctgtTGTAGAGGATCCATGTAAGGTATGCCCAGAAAAGATACTGCCTAGTTCTGGAGCTGAATCATTATGTGGTGGGAACTCTCAAGCTCTTGCTTCCAATAGTAAAAATAGTGATTCTAGTGAACAAGGATGTGGAGAAGATATTTTTGTGGACAATTCTATATCTTACAATGACAAAGAAGATATTTCAACTAATGTTTCTGGTGGAAGGAGCTGGGAAACTATACTTTGTACAGCAAGCAAGAGAACTGTTGATAATAATGCTGAAGAGCAGAAGCTATCTTGTTCAGGATTGTTCGAGTTGCCACTTGATTACGTTATTCACAAATGCTTAGTGCAAGAAATAATCCTTCA ATATACATATGTCAGCAAGTTAACTATAAAGTTACTAGATGAAGGATTTGATTTGCAAGAGCATCTTCTAGCATTGCGGCGGTACCACTTTATGGAACTAGCAGACTGGGCAGATTCATTTATCACATCTTTGTGGAATCAT AAGTGGCGTGTCATAGAGGCAGATAGTAAGCTTCCAGATATTCAAGGTTATCTTGAATTGTCTGTTCAAAAGTCATCGTGTGAACATGACCGCAACAAGGATAGATTATTTGTCTACATCAAAGAAGAGTGCACTCTGCCTCTTTCCAAAGGAACCATCG GGATTGATTCATTTGAGTTTCTAGGTTTGGGATATCATGTAGAGTGGCCTATCAATATCATTTTGACGCCTGCTGCATTGAAAATATATGCCGATATTTTCAGCTTTCATGTTAAAGTGAAGCTTGCTGTTTTTTCTCTGACCAAAGTTTGGTCCTCATTGAAG GACATGGGTATCTTGATCAGTCAGAATCGCCATTCCAAACCTATTAATCAGGAAATCCAGCATTTCAATGTTTTGGTGAAGACTAG GCATGAAGTCAGCCATTTTGTATGTGTATTACAGCATTATGTGGAGTCTCAATTATCACATCTATCTTGGTGTagatttcttcaatctctTCAACTTAAG GCAAAAGATATGATGGATCTCGAGTCAATGCATATGGCTTATTTAACTGATGCATTTCACAC ATGTTTCTTATCTGAAGAAACACTATCTGTGGCTGGTATCATTAATCAAATCTTGCAATGTGCACTGGATCTCCGATGTTGTTTTACTGGTGACATGTGGAATACTCAAGTTGATAATGCAGCTTCTTCGAGGAGACTTTCTGAGATCAACAAGTCTCAG GTACTTGCCGTAAAGAAGAGATTTgacaaaaacatgaaagaattGCACCTGCTTTATCTGAAGTCACCTAAGCTCGGAGACTATGGGTTATCTCGATTATGGGAATATTTCAATTACAACGATCATTACTCTGATACTGGTAATGAAATGAATTACTATGCCTTCTCGGTCTAA
- the LOC111795389 gene encoding uncharacterized protein LOC111795389 isoform X2, whose product MAVDTNLNFQSMLESLKVEDPWLPPRTWETIPSQTQQSQLPSRSSNGVSSSSVSEASLVRLAMNALQGLESALISVEKLSAAFCSDPSDRTFHQIPSLWNRISSTHALGKILRSIGCVGFLVFLLHKFVDHFTELGMDEAFNHKSYQRKVEKCKSNDGSDVRGKECSRKSLVNQAFAVALRKILEGYTCALDSLHASVGLRRTPKEFDASFHGSSVEGCLMSAVHSDITLLEVYLHTRELRIQIEVLGNICNLQNVANGFSSLPFQDLIDKATSEFCNFYWGGDLLTYLYTQLQVADPAHCAVLKFLFLRSCEPYCAFIRSWIYKAEVVDPYAEFVVEYDDIKTSNLNTAGISSFPLACTREREGVPVPCFMKELLLPLLRAGQQLQVLVKLLEFGTSVATAECTYDDFLPCWTGFSSNHVYYESVISFSKENVEARVSARDVYYERMQKKLDNLLTKIEFRYEQMVPGDAVSLIFPHVGGGISAPLSVKSGNSLFVPEVDKSSKMLKDNTDHDDSISSSDAADVAVDMYNSPMELYDSSGCKSSSSCEDEIEFDQKIDPHNNMGVLKENHFSSLSFSKNDLNINSLRKASDCEGPFHVGSVLDGTSTKIDDVNFVVQSQNNALNSSDTSLFFDLANWSWNSDVTCTGYSEDMHSLDFDLRKTRRNSRVHIGELSLSRKRIGDSSGAVDASLNNRFDNIPRASNLFFAQPQNLDYSSKFFSLNPMITRNVFLPMMSKPDQRHGSALGQSFPFFDFSVVEDPCKVCPEKILPSSGAESLCGGNSQALASNSKNSDSSEQGCGEDIFVDNSISYNDKEDISTNVSGGRSWETILCTASKRTVDNNAEEQKLSCSGLFELPLDYVIHKCLVQEIILQYTYVSKLTIKLLDEGFDLQEHLLALRRYHFMELADWADSFITSLWNHKWRVIEADSKLPDIQGYLELSVQKSSCEHDRNKDRLFVYIKEECTLPLSKGTIGGLIHLSF is encoded by the exons ATGGCGGTCGACACCAATTTGAATTTCCAATCTATGCTTGAGAGTTTGAAGGTGGAAGATCCATGGCTTCCTCCTAGAACTTGGGAAACCATCCCTTCACAAACCCAACAATCTCAGCTCCCTTCTCGTAGTAGTAATGGCGTCTCTTCCTCTTCAGTCTCC gAGGCAAGCTTGGTTAGATTGGCGATGAACGCACTGCAAGGGTTGGAGTCAGCACTTATCAGCGTGGAAAAGTTATCTGCTGCCTTTTGTTCTGATCCTTCCGACAGGACATTCCATCAAATTCCATCTCTATGGAATCGCATTTCGAGTACGCACGCTTTGGGAAAGATACTCAGGTCGATTGGCTGCGTTGGGTTTTTAGTTTTCCTTCTTCATAAATTCGTTGACCACTTTACTGAATTGGGTATGGATGAAGCGTTTAATCATAAGAGTTATCAACGTAAGGTCGAAAAATGCAAAAGTAACGATGGCAGTGATGTGAGAGGGAAAGAATGCTCCCGAAAGAGTCTTGTTAATCAGGCATTTGCAGTTGCACTGAGAAAGATTTTGGAAGGCTATACGTGTGCATTAGATTCGTTGCATGCCTCAGTAGGTTTGAGAAGAACGCCAAAAGAGTTCGATGCGTCTTTTCACGGATCATCAGTGGAAGGATGTCTTATGAGCGCGGTGCATTCTGACATAACATTATTAGAGGTGTACCTTCATACAAGAGAATTGAGAATTCAGATTGAAGTACTTGGAAACATATGTAACTTGCAAAATGTAGCTAATGGCTTCTCATCGTTACCATTTCAAGACCTGATTGATAAGGCGACCtctgaattttgtaatttttattgggGAGGAGACTTGCTAACATATTTGTACACACAACTCCAG GTTGCTGATCCTGCTCATTGCGCTGTACTCAAGTTTCTGTTCCTCCGCTCATGTGAACCATATTGTGCCTTTATTAGATCATGGATATACAAAGCTGAAGTTGTTGACCCTTATGCAGAGTTTGTTGTTGAATATGATGACATTAAAACTTCTAATCTCAATACTGCTGGAATCTCCAGTTTTCCACTAGCATGTACAAGG GAGAGAGAAGGAGTCCCTGTTCCTTGTTTTATGAAGGAATTATTGCTTCCACTTCTCAGAGCTGGTCAGCAGCTTCAAGTACTAGTGAAATTACTTGAATTTGGTACTTCTGTTGCCACTGCAGAATGTACTTACGATGATTTTCTTCCTTGTTGGACTGGCTTTTCTAGTAATCATGTGTACTATGAATCTGTAATCTCTTTCAGCAAAGAAAATGTTGAGGCCAGGGTTTCTGCAAGGGACGTTTACTATGAAAGGATGCAGAAAAAACTTGATAATCTTCTGACAAAAATAGAGTTCAGATATGAGCAG ATGGTTCCAGGTGATGCAGTATCTCTGATCTTTCCTCATGTTGGAGGAGGAATAAGTGCACCTTTGTCAGTTAAATCAGGAAATAGCCTATTTGTTCCAGAAGTGGACAAGAGCTCAAAAAT GTTAAAAGACAACACAGATCATGATGACTCTATTAGTTCATCAGATGCAGCTGATGTTGCAGTGGACATGTATAATTCACCCATGGAGTTGTATGATTCCTCCGGATGTAAATCTTCAAGTAGCTGTGaagatgaaattgagtttgatcAAAAGATTGATCCTCACAATAACATGGGCGTGCTAAAggaaaatcatttttcttctttaagcTTCTCCAAGAAtgatttgaatattaattCTTTAAGGAAGGCTTCTGATTGTGAAGGACCATTTCATGTAGGAAGTGTTTTGGATGGGACTTCTACGAAGATAGATGATGTAAATTTTGTTGTGCAATCGCAAAACAATGCCTTAAATTCAAGTGATACATCTTTGTTCTTTGACTTGGCTAATTGGTCGTGGAATTCTGATGTCACCTGCACTGGTTATTCAGAAGATATGCATTCCTTGGATTTTGATTTAAGGAAAACCAGAAGAAACTCTAGAGTCCATATTGGAGAATTATCTCTTTCTAGGAAGAGGATTGGTGATTCCAGTGGTGCAGTGGATGCCTCATTGAACAATCGATTTGATAATATTCCACGTGcttctaatttgttttttgCACAACCACAGAATCTTGATTACTCTAGCAAGTTTTTCAGTTTGAATCCAATGATAACAAGAAATGTTTTCCTTCCTATGATGAGCAAGCCTGATCAGAGACATGGTAGTGCCTTGGGTcaatcttttcctttctttgatttttctgtTGTAGAGGATCCATGTAAGGTATGCCCAGAAAAGATACTGCCTAGTTCTGGAGCTGAATCATTATGTGGTGGGAACTCTCAAGCTCTTGCTTCCAATAGTAAAAATAGTGATTCTAGTGAACAAGGATGTGGAGAAGATATTTTTGTGGACAATTCTATATCTTACAATGACAAAGAAGATATTTCAACTAATGTTTCTGGTGGAAGGAGCTGGGAAACTATACTTTGTACAGCAAGCAAGAGAACTGTTGATAATAATGCTGAAGAGCAGAAGCTATCTTGTTCAGGATTGTTCGAGTTGCCACTTGATTACGTTATTCACAAATGCTTAGTGCAAGAAATAATCCTTCA ATATACATATGTCAGCAAGTTAACTATAAAGTTACTAGATGAAGGATTTGATTTGCAAGAGCATCTTCTAGCATTGCGGCGGTACCACTTTATGGAACTAGCAGACTGGGCAGATTCATTTATCACATCTTTGTGGAATCAT AAGTGGCGTGTCATAGAGGCAGATAGTAAGCTTCCAGATATTCAAGGTTATCTTGAATTGTCTGTTCAAAAGTCATCGTGTGAACATGACCGCAACAAGGATAGATTATTTGTCTACATCAAAGAAGAGTGCACTCTGCCTCTTTCCAAAGGAACCATCGGT GGATTGATTCATTTGAGTTTCTAG